In Leptospira ellinghausenii, the following proteins share a genomic window:
- a CDS encoding homoserine dehydrogenase, with protein sequence MKEVRIGLLGAGVVGTSLLQLLDKNREKIQRHYGINLQLTNIATRNPAKLQGKTNIPVTDDVLSVTKRSDIDMIVELIGGTDTAYQAVRSALENGKTVITANKALLSEKGRELYPIAEKASVELGYEAAVAGSIPIIRTLRDGLSSCEFEVICGILNGTTNFILTKMEQESWDYATALKKAQELGFAEADPTFDVEGIDAGHKISLLASLAFREYVSFQTVSVKGISELQSMDIQAALSLGYRIKLLGISKRSSAGILTKVHPTLVPLDHPLANVMNESNAVFYKTKEADSGMMTGKGAGGMPTASAVLSDIIYYASRLGSKDIAKENNLFPEGKRFPEPENLVRYYLRFSTVDKPGVLAEISQILGRHNISIASVQQKESSSEPVSVIVVTHAATEGEFQKSLTEIDMMKDIIKQKTVAIRLLENL encoded by the coding sequence ATGAAAGAAGTTCGCATTGGTCTATTGGGTGCCGGAGTTGTCGGCACAAGTCTACTCCAACTCTTGGACAAAAACCGAGAAAAAATCCAACGTCATTATGGAATCAACTTACAACTAACAAACATAGCAACCCGTAACCCGGCTAAACTCCAAGGTAAAACGAACATCCCCGTCACAGACGACGTACTTTCTGTTACAAAACGTTCGGATATTGATATGATTGTTGAATTGATAGGCGGTACCGACACTGCTTACCAAGCTGTACGTTCTGCCCTCGAAAATGGAAAAACAGTCATCACCGCAAACAAGGCATTGTTATCCGAAAAAGGACGCGAACTTTACCCGATTGCCGAGAAAGCCAGTGTTGAATTAGGGTATGAGGCTGCCGTTGCAGGATCCATTCCCATCATTCGTACATTACGCGATGGACTTTCTTCTTGTGAATTTGAAGTGATCTGTGGGATTCTCAATGGAACCACAAACTTTATTTTAACCAAAATGGAACAAGAGTCTTGGGACTATGCCACAGCTCTCAAAAAAGCACAGGAACTTGGATTTGCTGAAGCAGATCCAACTTTCGATGTGGAAGGGATCGATGCTGGTCATAAAATCAGCCTGCTCGCGAGCCTAGCATTCAGAGAGTACGTTTCCTTCCAAACTGTATCCGTGAAAGGGATTTCTGAATTACAATCCATGGATATCCAAGCAGCACTTTCCCTTGGATATAGGATTAAGCTACTGGGAATCTCTAAACGAAGTTCGGCGGGGATCTTAACAAAGGTTCACCCTACTCTTGTGCCACTCGACCATCCACTCGCAAATGTGATGAACGAATCCAATGCTGTGTTTTACAAAACAAAAGAAGCGGATTCTGGAATGATGACAGGTAAAGGTGCAGGTGGAATGCCAACTGCCAGTGCTGTACTCTCAGATATCATTTATTATGCCTCTCGTTTAGGAAGTAAAGATATCGCAAAAGAAAACAATCTTTTCCCTGAAGGAAAACGTTTCCCAGAACCTGAGAATTTAGTTCGATACTACCTACGTTTTTCTACTGTGGACAAACCAGGTGTACTTGCTGAAATTTCCCAAATTCTAGGCCGTCATAATATTTCAATTGCATCCGTCCAACAGAAAGAATCCTCTTCGGAACCTGTATCTGTGATCGTAGTCACACACGCAGCAACAGAAGGTGAATTTCAAAAATCGTTAACGGAAATTGATATGATGAAAGACATCATCAAACAAAAGACTGTTGCCATTCGATTGCTGGAGAACCTTTAA